From the genome of Pseudomonas sp. Teo4, one region includes:
- the sthA gene encoding Si-specific NAD(P)(+) transhydrogenase, which yields MAVYNYDVVVLGSGPAGEGAAMNAAKAGRKVAMVDSRRQVGGNCTHLGTIPSKALRHSVRQIMQFNTNPMFRAIGEPRWFSFPDVLKSAEKVISKQVASRTGYYARNRVDVFFGTGSFADEQTVEVVCPNGVVEKLVAKHIIIATGSRPYRPADIDFHHPRVYDSDTILSLSHTPRKLIVYGAGVIGCEYASIFSGLGVLVELVDNRGQLLSFLDSEISQALSYHFSNNNITVRHNEEYERVEGLDNGVILHLKSGKKIKADALLWCNGRTGNTDKLGLENIGIKVNSRGQIEVDEAYRTTVPNIYGAGDVIGWPSLASAAHDQGRSAAGSIVDNGSWRFVDDVPTGIYTIPEISSIGKNEQELTQAKVPYEVGKAFFKSMARAQIAGEPQGMLKILFHRETLEILGVHCFGYQASEIVHIGQAIMNQPGEQNNLKYFVNTTFNYPTMAEAYRVAAYDGLNRLF from the coding sequence ATGGCTGTCTACAACTACGACGTAGTGGTGCTGGGTTCCGGCCCGGCCGGAGAAGGCGCGGCAATGAACGCCGCCAAAGCAGGGCGCAAGGTGGCAATGGTCGACAGTCGTCGTCAGGTCGGCGGCAACTGCACCCACCTGGGCACCATCCCGTCCAAGGCACTGCGTCACTCGGTGCGGCAGATCATGCAGTTCAACACCAACCCGATGTTCCGCGCCATCGGCGAGCCGCGTTGGTTCTCGTTCCCGGACGTGCTCAAGAGCGCCGAGAAGGTGATTTCCAAGCAGGTCGCCTCGCGTACCGGCTACTACGCCCGCAACCGCGTCGATGTGTTCTTCGGTACCGGCAGCTTCGCTGACGAGCAGACAGTCGAAGTGGTGTGCCCTAACGGCGTGGTCGAAAAACTGGTGGCCAAGCACATCATCATCGCCACCGGTTCGCGCCCATACCGCCCGGCCGACATCGACTTCCACCACCCACGCGTTTACGACAGCGACACCATCCTCAGCCTGAGCCACACCCCGCGCAAGCTGATTGTCTATGGTGCTGGCGTAATTGGTTGCGAATACGCCTCGATCTTCAGCGGCCTGGGCGTGCTGGTAGAGCTGGTCGACAACCGTGGCCAGCTGCTGAGCTTCCTGGACTCGGAAATTTCCCAGGCGCTGAGCTACCACTTCAGCAACAACAACATCACTGTGCGCCACAACGAGGAGTACGAGCGGGTCGAGGGCCTGGACAACGGTGTGATCCTGCACCTGAAGTCGGGCAAGAAGATCAAGGCCGACGCTCTGCTGTGGTGTAACGGCCGTACCGGCAACACCGACAAGCTGGGCCTGGAAAACATCGGCATCAAGGTCAACAGCCGTGGCCAGATCGAGGTCGACGAGGCCTACCGCACCACCGTGCCGAACATCTATGGTGCTGGCGACGTGATCGGCTGGCCAAGCCTGGCCAGCGCCGCTCACGACCAGGGCCGTTCGGCTGCCGGCAGCATCGTCGACAATGGCAGCTGGCGCTTCGTCGATGACGTGCCGACCGGTATCTACACCATTCCGGAGATCAGCTCGATCGGCAAGAACGAGCAGGAACTGACCCAGGCCAAGGTGCCGTACGAAGTGGGCAAGGCGTTCTTCAAGAGCATGGCCCGTGCCCAGATCGCCGGTGAGCCGCAGGGCATGCTGAAGATCCTGTTCCACCGCGAAACCCTGGAAATCCTTGGCGTGCACTGCTTCGGCTACCAGGCTTCGGAGATCGTTCACATCGGCCAGGCG